One window of the Rhipicephalus sanguineus isolate Rsan-2018 chromosome 4, BIME_Rsan_1.4, whole genome shotgun sequence genome contains the following:
- the LOC119388850 gene encoding uncharacterized protein LOC119388850, protein MAKAAKTFVNETLDKNPVVIFSKSYCPFCKKAKQVFDGLGVSYLAVELDNRSDGSDIQKVLTDMTGASTVPRVFFKKQCLGGASDVEDMNRNNKLQPLLKSHGLLK, encoded by the coding sequence ATGGCCAAAGCAGCGAAAACCTTCGTGAATGAGACCCTGGACAAGAACCCGGTGGTGATATTCTCCAAGAGCTACTGCCCCTTCTGCAAGAAGGCCAAGCAGGTATTCGACGGACTCGGCGTCTCCTACCTGGCCGTGGAACTGGACAACCGGTCGGACGGCAGCGACATCCAGAAGGTGCTCACCGACATGACCGGTGCCAGCACGGTGCCCAGGGTGTTCTTCAAGAAGCAGTGCCTTGGCGGCGCCTCCGACGTCGAGGACATGAACCGCAACAACAAGCTACAGCCGCTGCTCAAGTCCCACGGACTGCTCAAGTGA